A genomic region of Xiphophorus couchianus chromosome 18, X_couchianus-1.0, whole genome shotgun sequence contains the following coding sequences:
- the dusp14 gene encoding dual specificity protein phosphatase 14 produces the protein MGSRSQSFFHNHHHHHHHRSSMVPATVPRLLPESGSLLGGIAQITPNLFLSRGNVASNRSLLLSKGITCVVNATIELPNFNWPHMEYVKVPLADMPHSPISLYFDSVADKIHSVGRKRGAVLVHCAAGVSRSASLCLAYLMKYHRVSLAEAHAWVKARRPIIRPNGGFWRQLIEYERKLFGRNSVKMVQTPYGIIPDVYERDRRTLAPFWGL, from the coding sequence ATGGGTTCCCGCAGCCAGAGCTTCTTCCAcaaccaccatcaccaccaccaccatcgcAGCTCAATGGTGCCCGCCACCGTGCCAAGGCTGCTGCCGGAGAGCGGGAGTCTGCTGGGGGGCATCGCCCAAATCACCCCAAACCTCTTCCTCAGTAGAGGCAACGTGGCGTCCAACCGCAGCCTGTTGCTGTCTAAGGGCATCACCTGCGTGGTCAACGCCACCATCGAGTTGCCCAACTTCAACTGGCCGCATATGGAGTACGTGAAGGTCCCCCTGGCAGACATGCCCCACTCCCCCATTTCCTTGTACTTCGACAGCGTGGCCGACAAGATCCACAGCGTGGGGCGCAAACGAGGGGCGGTGCTGGTGCACTGCGCAGCCGGGGTGAGCCGCTCGGCCTCTCTGTGCCTGGCGTACCTCATGAAGTACCACCGCGTGTCTTTGGCCGAGGCCCACGCTTGGGTCAAGGCCCGCCGTCCCATCATCAGGCCCAACGGCGGCTTCTGGCGCCAGCTGATTGAATACGAGAGGAAGCTGTTCGGCAGGAACTCTGTTAAGATGGTGCAGACACCCTACGGGATCATACCCGATGTTTACGAGAGGGACCGCAGGACCCTCGCTCCTTTCTGGGGCCTGTGA